A single genomic interval of bacterium harbors:
- a CDS encoding RND transporter encodes MNISSQKIIYPLLASLTLGLAPFFPEPHIWKQIVNITNGTFTEPLDWFDLAMHGAPWIWLIYALVKQFNKPVEPS; translated from the coding sequence ATGAATATTTCATCTCAAAAAATTATTTACCCTTTACTCGCCAGTCTGACACTCGGCCTAGCGCCTTTCTTTCCGGAACCTCATATTTGGAAACAAATTGTTAACATCACCAACGGAACTTTTACCGAGCCGCTGGATTGGTTTGATTTGGCCATGCATGGCGCACCGTGGATATGGCTGATCTATGCGCTTGTAAAACAATTCAACAAGCCCGTTGAGCCGTCATAG
- a CDS encoding T9SS type A sorting domain-containing protein — MKTMLRLVRYTTLLCFSVLAFAPVYGQQSVPSWISQDKSFKETSKEFEQYWKGKDVHDKAVIRGKGFKQFNRYQWFWSTRTNAQGVFDPSLYLEAKAEKYSNFPNSNFAPRRGMNRAMVNSSNWTTLGPQTAIPTNGGAGRVNCIVFDPSNSNTIYIGTPGGGLWKTTNGGTSWTTNTDELGTLGVSHLAIDPTNTNTMYLATGDNDAGDTYSIGILKSVDGGLTWSATGLTWTANQLYRISKISINPTSTSTLVATTSNGIYRSTDAGATWTQVQTGNFKDLDVNPSNYNEQYASFYGNGTASIYKSANGGLTWTKLTSGLPTTGVLRCAVAIAPSTPSTVYAIYCDNTSGGYGLYGIYKSTNSGSTWTQVKTSASPNVLGWNSNGGDTGVGQGWYDLCITVSPTDANTVYTGGVNIWRSTNGGTTWTLNAQWQGSGAPYVHADHHAIEFLPGSGTTLFSGNDGGFFKTTNSGTTWTDFSNGLGIHQYYRISAAKTSANTILGGAQDNGTDRYNGTSWSRIIGGDGMECQVDYTNANIQYGALYYGDLYRTTTGGTPSNISDPTEDGAWVTPYVLHPTTNTTMYYATSSRIYRSTNITNTTPTWTSISSVLGSASDPLTVLAVAPSNGTTILTANAAGAWKGTASGSTWTFTSLSSSGLPAGVTSFAFHPTDVNTAWATIGGFTAGSKVYKTTNGGTSWTNISGSLVNVPANCVAIHPSTPTDVYIGTDLGIFYSSNGGTTWEAYDTGLPNVIVTDLDIHVSAGKIRAATYGRGLWESPLNTTTPSNSVTVTAPNGGESLTGGSATTITWSSTGTIANVKLEYSVNGGTNWTVITASTTNDGSEAWTVPSSATTQGRVRVSDASVSATNDMSNANFTITVSASNSVTLTAPNGGQSFTGGSATTITWSSTGTIANVKLEYSLNAGSTWTQITASTANDGSEAWTVPSSATTQGRIRVSDAANAATTDMSDANFTITTGTPPITAESESNGTSGTADGPVGTGVAVSGAISSTTDNDYYYFDVSTAGSINISMSIATANKDLDFFLYNASLTEVARAYTTNNPEVVNYTAAVGRYYIKVNGYNSAQSAYTLTVSGGLAQVTRGGEKGLAGIPQKVELLQNYPNPFNPSTMIRFGLPSENDVTLKIYNLMGQEVRTLFSGRMKAGQNEVLWDGRNAAGQQVSSGTYIYRLQVGQEIISRRMNFIK; from the coding sequence ATGAAAACAATGTTACGCCTAGTGCGTTATACTACACTATTATGTTTTAGTGTTCTGGCCTTTGCGCCGGTGTATGGACAACAATCCGTACCATCCTGGATTTCACAGGACAAATCGTTTAAAGAAACATCGAAAGAATTCGAACAGTACTGGAAAGGAAAAGATGTTCATGACAAAGCCGTGATTCGCGGCAAAGGATTCAAACAGTTTAATCGTTATCAATGGTTTTGGAGTACGCGTACCAACGCGCAAGGTGTTTTTGATCCCAGTTTGTACCTTGAAGCCAAAGCTGAAAAATATTCCAATTTTCCAAATTCCAATTTTGCACCGCGCCGCGGTATGAATCGCGCGATGGTCAACAGTTCCAACTGGACCACGCTCGGTCCGCAAACCGCCATACCGACGAACGGTGGCGCAGGACGTGTGAATTGCATCGTTTTTGATCCGAGCAACAGCAACACGATTTATATCGGTACGCCGGGCGGCGGTCTCTGGAAAACCACCAATGGCGGTACATCGTGGACAACCAATACGGATGAATTGGGTACTTTAGGCGTGTCGCATTTGGCGATTGACCCTACCAATACCAATACGATGTATCTTGCAACCGGTGACAACGACGCCGGCGATACGTATTCCATCGGTATTCTCAAATCCGTGGACGGCGGCTTGACCTGGTCGGCGACAGGATTGACATGGACAGCCAATCAACTTTATCGTATTTCAAAAATTAGTATCAATCCTACATCCACAAGCACGCTCGTCGCTACGACCAGCAACGGTATTTATCGTTCGACGGATGCGGGCGCCACTTGGACACAAGTACAAACCGGTAACTTCAAAGATCTGGATGTCAATCCATCCAACTATAATGAACAGTACGCCAGTTTTTACGGCAACGGCACCGCTTCTATTTATAAATCCGCCAACGGCGGCTTGACATGGACTAAATTGACTTCCGGCCTTCCGACGACAGGTGTATTGCGTTGCGCCGTGGCCATCGCACCTTCGACACCGTCCACCGTGTATGCGATTTATTGTGATAACACCTCGGGCGGTTATGGTCTCTATGGTATTTATAAATCTACTAATAGCGGTTCGACGTGGACACAAGTCAAAACCTCTGCCAGCCCCAATGTACTCGGATGGAATAGTAACGGCGGTGATACCGGTGTCGGTCAAGGTTGGTATGATCTCTGCATCACCGTTTCCCCGACGGATGCCAATACGGTTTATACCGGCGGTGTAAACATCTGGCGTTCTACCAATGGTGGTACAACATGGACACTGAATGCTCAGTGGCAAGGATCAGGCGCTCCTTACGTACATGCCGATCATCATGCGATCGAATTTTTACCCGGCAGCGGTACCACTTTGTTTTCCGGTAACGATGGCGGATTCTTCAAAACTACCAATAGCGGAACAACATGGACCGATTTTAGTAACGGCCTCGGAATCCATCAGTATTATCGTATCAGTGCAGCCAAAACCAGCGCTAATACGATACTCGGTGGCGCTCAGGATAACGGCACGGATCGTTATAACGGAACGAGCTGGTCACGCATCATTGGCGGCGACGGTATGGAATGTCAGGTAGATTATACCAACGCCAATATTCAATACGGCGCATTATACTACGGCGATCTGTATCGCACGACTACAGGTGGTACCCCGTCCAATATTTCCGATCCTACAGAGGATGGCGCATGGGTGACTCCGTACGTATTGCATCCGACGACCAATACAACCATGTATTATGCGACATCAAGTCGTATATATCGGTCAACCAATATCACCAATACCACCCCGACGTGGACCTCGATCAGCAGTGTGCTTGGTTCGGCAAGCGACCCGCTCACGGTCCTCGCTGTAGCACCTTCCAATGGAACAACGATCCTCACAGCTAATGCGGCAGGCGCTTGGAAAGGAACAGCCAGCGGCTCGACCTGGACATTTACAAGTTTGTCAAGCAGCGGTTTGCCGGCCGGTGTTACCTCATTTGCATTTCACCCTACGGATGTAAATACCGCGTGGGCTACCATCGGCGGTTTCACGGCGGGTAGCAAAGTTTATAAAACCACCAATGGCGGTACTTCGTGGACAAATATTTCCGGTTCTTTGGTCAATGTACCAGCTAACTGCGTCGCCATACATCCTTCCACTCCGACCGATGTCTATATCGGAACCGATCTTGGTATATTTTATTCGTCCAATGGCGGCACTACTTGGGAAGCTTATGATACAGGATTGCCCAATGTTATCGTTACCGATCTGGATATTCATGTAAGTGCCGGTAAAATTCGTGCAGCGACGTATGGTCGAGGATTATGGGAATCGCCGCTCAATACGACTACACCTTCAAATTCGGTAACTGTCACAGCACCCAATGGCGGCGAGTCGCTTACCGGCGGCAGTGCTACGACGATCACATGGTCCTCGACAGGAACGATTGCTAATGTCAAATTGGAATATTCCGTGAATGGCGGAACCAATTGGACGGTGATTACGGCTTCTACGACCAATGACGGTTCCGAAGCATGGACCGTTCCTTCTTCAGCGACGACGCAAGGTCGCGTGCGTGTCAGCGATGCATCCGTTTCTGCGACCAATGACATGAGTAATGCTAATTTTACAATCACGGTAAGCGCATCCAACAGTGTCACATTGACAGCGCCCAATGGCGGCCAATCGTTCACCGGCGGTAGCGCGACGACGATCACGTGGTCCTCCACGGGAACAATCGCCAATGTAAAACTAGAATACTCGCTCAATGCCGGCTCGACATGGACACAGATCACGGCTTCCACGGCCAATGACGGCTCCGAAGCGTGGACTGTTCCGAGTTCAGCAACCACCCAAGGGCGCATTCGCGTAAGTGATGCCGCAAATGCCGCTACGACGGATATGAGTGATGCTAATTTTACCATCACTACCGGTACGCCGCCGATTACGGCAGAGTCTGAAAGTAACGGTACTTCCGGAACCGCGGATGGTCCGGTGGGTACAGGTGTAGCCGTATCCGGAGCCATCTCATCAACTACGGATAACGACTATTATTATTTTGATGTATCAACCGCAGGTTCCATCAATATTTCGATGAGTATTGCCACGGCGAATAAAGACCTTGATTTCTTCCTGTATAATGCCTCGCTTACGGAAGTAGCACGTGCTTACACAACGAATAATCCTGAAGTTGTAAATTATACCGCCGCGGTTGGACGTTACTATATCAAAGTAAACGGTTATAATAGCGCTCAATCGGCTTATACCTTGACCGTGAGCGGCGGATTGGCTCAAGTAACCCGTGGTGGCGAAAAAGGATTGGCCGGTATTCCGCAGAAAGTCGAACTTCTGCAGAATTATCCCAACCCGTTCAACCCGTCCACAATGATTCGTTTTGGTTTACCGTCTGAAAACGACGTCACGCTCAAAATCTACAATCTCATGGGACAAGAAGTACGTACGCTGTTCAGCGGACGTATGAAAGCCGGTCAAAATGAGGTTTTGTGGGATGGTCGCAATGCCGCAGGGCAGCAGGTCTCCAGCGGTACCTATATCTATCGCCTGCAAGTCGGACAAGAAATCATTTCACGACGGATGAACTTTATCAAATAA